A stretch of the Halorussus vallis genome encodes the following:
- a CDS encoding cellulase family glycosylhydrolase encodes MTSRYTRRRFLGAGVTAGLLGTAGCGAPADPRGRQSTGGTSGGSSEKTPKTPQNRPETPMTPEQQVEQLDPLDVRGALYVPSRAWNTYQMWHEYDETVIERDLGYAEQVNINALRTWVSYEQWLEDSEKLEKHLDHFLGAAEDRGIRVLLGLFESVGKEPTEKNLHNHDPLTAPPVQSPSSEVIQNRGEWDEPKRFVRWFMDRYGDDDRLLAIEAMNEPGWLPTMKRFAKGMFEEMAQNRGSAPLTVGSTSLANNAEYVDWGADVLQMHYNFPNNKRVYHELLPDAKELSKDLDKQVLLSEWQRVADFGWGGASTVEQWQPDYASLAPVIHQHGVGSFFWSLMVKPAYVRYMRKRGIINGLFHEDGAVWNLEDARAIKAMSGESAKVDATQRRQWPEWAMKVKRHAFGKDA; translated from the coding sequence ATGACCAGTCGGTACACGCGCAGACGATTCTTGGGGGCCGGCGTGACGGCCGGACTACTCGGCACCGCCGGTTGCGGTGCTCCGGCCGACCCGCGGGGGAGACAGAGCACCGGCGGAACCAGCGGCGGTTCGAGCGAGAAGACCCCGAAGACGCCACAGAACCGGCCCGAGACGCCCATGACGCCCGAACAGCAGGTCGAGCAACTGGACCCGCTCGACGTCCGCGGCGCGCTCTACGTCCCCTCGCGAGCCTGGAACACCTACCAGATGTGGCACGAGTACGACGAGACGGTCATCGAGCGCGACCTGGGGTACGCCGAGCAGGTGAACATCAACGCCCTCCGGACGTGGGTGAGCTACGAGCAGTGGCTCGAAGACTCCGAGAAATTGGAGAAGCACCTCGACCACTTCCTCGGGGCCGCCGAGGACCGCGGCATCCGGGTCCTGCTCGGCCTGTTCGAGAGCGTCGGCAAGGAGCCGACCGAGAAGAATCTCCACAACCACGACCCGCTGACCGCCCCGCCGGTCCAGTCGCCGTCGAGCGAGGTCATCCAGAACCGCGGCGAGTGGGACGAGCCGAAGCGGTTCGTCAGGTGGTTCATGGACCGCTACGGCGACGACGACCGCCTGCTGGCCATCGAGGCGATGAACGAACCCGGGTGGCTCCCGACCATGAAGCGGTTCGCGAAGGGAATGTTCGAGGAGATGGCGCAGAACCGCGGTTCGGCGCCGCTGACGGTCGGGTCGACCAGCCTCGCCAACAACGCCGAGTACGTCGACTGGGGCGCCGACGTCCTCCAGATGCACTACAACTTCCCGAACAACAAGCGGGTCTACCACGAACTGCTACCAGACGCGAAAGAGCTCTCGAAGGACCTCGACAAGCAGGTCCTGTTGAGCGAGTGGCAGCGGGTCGCCGATTTCGGCTGGGGCGGCGCCTCGACCGTCGAACAGTGGCAACCCGACTACGCCTCGCTGGCGCCGGTCATCCACCAGCACGGCGTCGGGAGCTTCTTCTGGTCGCTGATGGTCAAACCCGCCTACGTCCGCTACATGCGCAAGCGCGGCATCATCAACGGTCTGTTCCACGAGGACGGCGCGGTCTGGAACCTCGAAGACGCCAGGGCCATCAAGGCGATGTCGGGCGAGTCGGCGAAGGTGGACGCAACGCAGCGCCGACAGTGGCCCGAGTGGGCGATGAAGGTCAAGCGCCACGCCTTCGGGAAGGACGCCTGA
- a CDS encoding tRNA-binding protein, producing the protein MVESPFETTFQVGEVTDAEAFPETNKPEMAKLWIDLGDREVRSAAQTGYNYDPEDLIGKQVLCATDLGTVTIAGFKSEALTVGVPDADGHPVLVGPDDDVPPGGTLY; encoded by the coding sequence ATGGTCGAGAGTCCGTTCGAGACGACGTTCCAGGTCGGCGAAGTCACCGATGCCGAGGCGTTTCCGGAGACGAACAAGCCCGAGATGGCGAAACTGTGGATCGACCTCGGCGACCGCGAGGTTCGGTCGGCGGCCCAGACGGGCTACAACTACGACCCTGAGGACCTGATAGGTAAGCAGGTGCTCTGTGCGACCGACCTCGGAACGGTCACCATCGCCGGCTTCAAGTCGGAGGCGCTGACCGTCGGCGTGCCCGACGCCGACGGCCACCCGGTGCTGGTCGGCCCGGACGACGACGTGCCACCGGGCGGGACACTGTACTGA
- a CDS encoding right-handed parallel beta-helix repeat-containing protein, which produces MRVSPRDARTLVLVALAVVGVVAAVPAGLTGPADATNAPTRIDSCTTIKQSGEYVLTSDVKNGGKTPISKPCIRIAADDVTLDGKGHTLDGRGVSHTKGITVDGATGVTIRNLEVNDWHYGIYVRNGSAEIREVRTFSNAYGVKLENASGSTVANNVVEENLIGIYVDPGNGVNVENNEVRGNEVAVKYIDGANAASSGSGSAGSDSGGSGSSNESA; this is translated from the coding sequence ATGAGAGTGAGTCCCCGCGACGCCCGCACCCTCGTGCTCGTCGCGCTCGCGGTCGTCGGCGTCGTCGCCGCGGTGCCGGCGGGCCTGACGGGCCCGGCCGACGCGACGAACGCGCCGACCCGCATCGACTCGTGTACGACCATCAAGCAGTCCGGCGAGTACGTCCTCACGAGCGACGTGAAGAACGGCGGGAAGACGCCCATCTCGAAGCCCTGCATCCGAATCGCGGCCGACGACGTGACCCTCGACGGGAAGGGCCACACGCTCGACGGTCGGGGCGTCAGCCACACGAAGGGCATCACCGTCGACGGCGCGACCGGCGTGACCATCCGGAACCTTGAGGTCAACGACTGGCACTACGGAATCTACGTCCGGAACGGCTCGGCGGAGATTCGCGAGGTCCGGACGTTCTCGAACGCCTACGGCGTCAAACTGGAGAACGCGAGCGGTTCGACCGTGGCGAACAACGTCGTCGAGGAGAACCTCATCGGCATCTACGTCGATCCCGGAAACGGCGTGAACGTCGAGAACAACGAGGTCCGGGGCAACGAAGTCGCGGTGAAGTACATCGACGGAGCGAACGCCGCCAGTAGCGGTTCGGGAAGTGCAGGTTCGGACTCCGGCGGTTCGGGGTCGAGCAACGAGAGCGCGTAA
- a CDS encoding DEAD/DEAH box helicase, with the protein MTERAEDTTDGGAATDEERPEDGERAGDARPSSDPLDVEAFHDAVEEMGRPVVTAEEVARALDHSQSDAAEALATLADGEGVERVDVSNDPVVWYPTDWGALADRERVVVFPKRRELVVDQPSQFTRAQLSQFAHLVDTTRTGGYLYEIRQEDVWNAPHDDFESLLGTVRDVLPERSPHLEEWLEGQWKRAHQFTLRTHEDGYVVLEAASEDLMGNVARQKLDDGQLRAPISDTESWVAAESVAEVKRILYEAGYPVQDERDLETGEALDVELRLELRPYQREWVAEFADVKAGVLVGPPGSGKTVAGMGAIEAVGGETLILVPSRELATQWHEELLAHTNLTEDQVGEYHGGTKDVRPVTIATYQTAGMDRHRQLFDQREWGLIVYDECQHIPSRVFRRSADLQSKHRLGLSATPVREDDKEEDIFTLIGPPIGTDWDALFEAGYVQEPEVQIRYVPWASEADREEYGSTVGHEKRQAAASNPAKIREIRHLLAEHPHAKALIFVEYLDQGEAIAEELNVPFISGEMRHARREHLLQEFRSGQRDTLVVSRVGDEGIDLPDAGLAIVASGLGGSRRQGAQRAGRTMRPTGNSRMYVLATRGTREEDDARRRMRHLSAKGVRVTEADAEAVADVRDRLGERE; encoded by the coding sequence GTGACCGAGCGAGCAGAAGACACGACCGACGGCGGAGCGGCGACCGACGAGGAACGGCCGGAAGACGGCGAGCGCGCCGGAGACGCCCGACCGAGTTCCGACCCCCTCGACGTGGAGGCGTTCCACGACGCGGTCGAGGAGATGGGACGGCCCGTCGTCACCGCCGAGGAGGTCGCCCGCGCGCTCGACCATTCGCAGTCGGACGCGGCCGAGGCGCTCGCGACGCTGGCCGACGGGGAGGGCGTCGAGCGAGTGGACGTCTCGAACGACCCCGTCGTCTGGTATCCGACCGACTGGGGGGCGCTGGCCGACCGCGAGCGCGTGGTCGTCTTCCCGAAGCGCCGGGAACTGGTCGTCGACCAGCCCAGCCAGTTCACCCGCGCCCAGTTGTCGCAGTTCGCCCACCTGGTCGACACGACCCGGACGGGCGGCTACCTCTACGAGATTCGCCAGGAAGACGTCTGGAACGCCCCGCACGACGACTTCGAGTCGCTGTTGGGGACGGTCAGAGACGTCCTCCCCGAGCGGTCGCCTCACCTCGAAGAGTGGCTGGAAGGCCAGTGGAAGCGCGCCCACCAGTTCACCCTCCGGACCCACGAGGACGGCTACGTCGTCCTCGAAGCCGCGAGCGAGGACCTGATGGGCAACGTCGCCCGCCAGAAACTCGACGACGGCCAACTGCGGGCGCCCATCTCCGACACCGAAAGCTGGGTCGCCGCCGAGTCGGTGGCGGAGGTCAAGCGAATCCTCTACGAGGCGGGCTACCCCGTCCAGGACGAACGCGACCTCGAAACCGGCGAGGCGCTGGACGTCGAACTCCGCCTCGAACTGCGGCCCTACCAGCGCGAGTGGGTCGCGGAGTTCGCCGACGTGAAGGCCGGCGTCCTGGTGGGACCGCCGGGCAGCGGCAAGACCGTCGCCGGGATGGGCGCCATCGAGGCGGTCGGCGGCGAGACGCTCATCCTGGTGCCGAGCCGCGAACTCGCGACCCAGTGGCACGAGGAACTGCTCGCGCACACCAACCTGACCGAAGACCAGGTCGGCGAGTACCACGGCGGCACGAAGGACGTCCGACCGGTGACGATAGCGACCTACCAGACCGCCGGGATGGACCGCCACCGCCAACTGTTCGACCAGCGCGAGTGGGGACTCATCGTCTACGACGAGTGCCAGCACATCCCGTCCCGGGTCTTCCGGCGGTCGGCCGACCTGCAAAGCAAACACCGCCTCGGACTGAGCGCCACGCCGGTCCGCGAGGACGACAAGGAGGAGGACATCTTCACCCTCATCGGCCCGCCCATCGGCACCGACTGGGACGCGCTGTTCGAGGCGGGCTACGTCCAGGAACCCGAGGTCCAGATCCGCTACGTCCCCTGGGCGTCCGAGGCCGACCGCGAGGAGTACGGGAGCACGGTGGGCCACGAGAAGCGACAGGCCGCCGCGAGCAACCCCGCGAAGATTCGGGAGATCCGCCACCTGCTGGCCGAACACCCCCACGCCAAGGCCCTGATATTCGTCGAGTACCTCGACCAGGGCGAGGCGATAGCCGAGGAACTGAACGTCCCGTTCATCAGCGGCGAGATGCGCCACGCCCGCCGCGAGCACCTCCTCCAGGAGTTCCGGTCGGGCCAGCGCGACACGCTGGTCGTCTCGCGGGTCGGCGACGAGGGTATCGACCTCCCGGACGCGGGTCTCGCCATCGTGGCGTCGGGCCTCGGCGGGTCGCGCCGCCAGGGCGCCCAGCGGGCCGGCCGGACGATGCGCCCGACCGGTAACTCCCGGATGTACGTCCTCGCCACGCGCGGGACCCGCGAGGAGGACGACGCCCGCCGGCGGATGCGCCACCTCTCGGCGAAGGGCGTCCGCGTGACCGAGGCCGACGCCGAGGCGGTCGCGGACGTCCGCGACCGCCTCGGCGAGCGCGAGTGA